The Acipenser ruthenus chromosome 26, fAciRut3.2 maternal haplotype, whole genome shotgun sequence genomic sequence GATGAGGTTTCCTTTCTACCTCTGCATCTTACACAATGAAATGATAACTCTTTGCACAGGTAAACCCGGCACAGGTAAGCTATTCTAATGTCCCTCACCTCTGCCAGCTGTTCTTCAAGGTACAGCCTCTGCTCGTTATTGATCCGTTTCGTTTCTTCCAGCTGTCTCTGCAACCTTTCTTCCTGCAGTCTGCAAAATATCACAAGTCAAttataatgataaaaaaatgtgttgccaTTCTACTGTAGATattacacagtatacagtactccctgtatatattattattaatttattagcagacacccttatccagggcgacttacatttgttacaagatagcacattatttttacatacagttacccatttatacagttgttgtttttttttttttactggggcaatctaggtaaagttccttgctcaagggtacagcagcagtgtcccccacctgggattgaacccacgaccctctggtcaagagcccagagccctaaccactgctctacactgctgccctgtatctATCAATGATATATTGTCTCTCTTGGCTATGGTAGATCGTTATCAGCCTTATGTCTGCATTTGGTTGTGCTCAATGCTGGAAAGTTGGCAAGCTGCAGAGTCAGAGCTGGTAAATCTCATACATTGTCACTGTGTAATTTAGactcacatacagtacagtgagtTTTATACCTGATCTCTTCTTTCTCCTTTAGTTTTCTATGCCGTTCCTCTTGTTTCATCTTCTCAATGTGAATCGTCCTCAGAGCCTCTCGTTCTTCCCTGGGAGCAGCAAAAAAAGACCATAATACTGTATTATACTGCAGATAgatcctttttatttataatgtaatacATCAAGTACACCGCTAGATGGAGCAGTGTGGTAATGCTGAGTACTGCACTGAAAACTTCAATGTCCCACCATTATTTTCACATTGAAATGGAAGTCTTTTGTGTGTCATATACTACATATGTTTTACCTCAAGGCATTTTATCCACTTgttttaagctgagggaacacaaagccactttttcaggaacagtggcttgaaacctggttccaggagacaaagtctgaggcaactttgctgtatcaaaccccaagtctcccctggtgtgccatgtagtggcctgaaacctagtctcctgaaaccaagttccaagccacaaagtggcctcgtgttccctcagctttaaagtgtctttatattccCCTTTAGCTGCTGGGACACACACTTCCTTGCCACCAATCTGCAGCAGCAGAGGACTATAGGTGTAGTACTAGTCTGGGGCTTGTGGGGAGTAATTCTTACCTTGCCTGTCTTCTGTCTTTAGGTCGGGTTCTCAAAGGAATTTCATTGCTTGACAAGTGGGTCCACGGTGGAAACAATGCTAAGAAAATAGAGGGAATTAGGAACAGTAATGGAACTGGCACAGTAACGACATCAACAATACAGGAAGAATCCTTACTTTGAGTTGGATCCAGAACAGGGAAGCTCTCCACATTGTCTTTGGTTAATGTACTATAGAGGTCTCCATAAAAATATTTGCTGATGACACTCTGAAACTGACCAACTGTTAGCAGGGGTCCTTGAGTTCGCAGCGCTGCGGCCAGCTCGTCTTTCTACAAGCAGCAAGACGAGTAGAATTGTAAAATACATCGGTAACTGTTCCAGC encodes the following:
- the LOC117430927 gene encoding uncharacterized protein LOC117430927, with the protein product MCVFFVPGYLNMTTLLYIWDQYVIGLDKPSYDCVPALSFAFLHLLRDHLQKCSTKDELAAALRTQGPLLTVGQFQSVISKYFYGDLYSTLTKDNVESFPVLDPTQTLFPPWTHLSSNEIPLRTRPKDRRQAREEREALRTIHIEKMKQEERHRKLKEKEEIRLQEERLQRQLEETKRINNEQRLYLEEQLAEERQHRYDIQKKAEEQIGLLQAEIRKIKGDRRVKPCSSLIITSNLQHSLSTLLCANMSRAHNVRMTSLAF